GCAGGAAAGTGCTGCCGCCATTCGAAATCATGTGTTGAACGTCGTAGGCAATTTCTAACGTCGGTCTTTGCAGCCAAGCCGCCCAGCCGGTAAGGAATCTGTCTTGCCTGAACGTGCGCTGCTTCAAATCCCCAGGAGCCGCCGCGGATGCACGCTGGAAGCAGCCGCGGCTGCGGACGGAAAAGACCTCCTTCGCCGTCAGGAATTCCAATGTCAGCCTCGCGTATTAGCTTCACGCGTTGTGATAATTGCCAGGGTTTCCCCAAAGGCTTCGCGCCAAATCAGCGCCCGCACCCTAGCGTTCACAACGTTGCGAACGAACCGTTTGCGATACTCATGTCGTTGCCGTGCATAGGACCAACGGGTCAATTTTCTTCATTCGTTCAATAGCGTCTCTGAACTCAATGCCGCTCCCAGTGGCCCATTGCTCTGGAGTTGGTTCCGGCTCCATTCTTACGCTTTCAATGATCGCGACGGTGCTATCGTGCTTGAGCAGGTAAGTTACTATAAAGTTGCCCGAGCCGACCTCGGAGGAAATGGAGAGGCGGTCCGGTCCTGCAGCCGTTATCGTAATGTTTCTAAGAAGCGTTTTGTACTCTGTGCCGTCAAAAGAAATGTAATTGCCATCGCGCACCGCAAAATAAGGACCCTCGCAGAAAGTACCAAGGAAATGAAGCTCGCTGACCACAAACTTATCTGCGATTGCGCTTTCATCCGCATTTGAACAAGAGGCCACAAACCCCATTATAGCTAGTATCAATGTAATGGAATGCTGGGGACGCCGTTGCGACGGCTTAACTCGCAGCCTTCTTTCGGCAATCTTGCTCATCGACAACTCGCGCAAAAACACAACGCACAGTGAATAACGGAGAGTGTTCCACAACCTGTTAATGACTTGGGTCAATTTAAGTAGATTCGCGGTTTCCCCATAAACAGATCATTCTACCTTCCCGGAATGACCAATCTCGGTAAGCAGTTAATCCCGAAATGCCCTGATTTTGCGCTGCTTGATCACCCCGCGGCGGATAGACCAGGAATTACCGCGAAAGGATTTGAGCGCCTGTTTGGAAGGCCTGACCAGCCGTCCCGCCGCAAGGTCGGCTGCTACAAGCATCATGCGCCCGAGCATCGCGCCCTCACCCGCATCGCGGATTCGACAGCGAATTTTGCTGAATCGAAGGTCAGCCCGCTCGTCGGATCGACATCCCGGACATCGGCGCTGCGCAGCCAGGCCTCCCAGTCGATGGGAAGTTGTAGATGAGCGTGTGATGCGCCACGCGCGCCTATCGCAATGGCAGCTCGTAGCTTCGCTTCAGCGTTTCCATCGGCACATCGGTCTTGACGCTGAGCACGCTCTGAATGCGGGTCAGGTGGTCGGCCTGGAAACGCCAATAGCTGTGAAGATCGGCGGTGACGATCCGCAGCACGGCATCACATTCTCCTGTCGTCAGGTAGCATTCCATCACCTCGGGAAACCGCTTGACAGCTTCGCCGAAGCGCAGCGTCACCTCGGCATCCTGGGTCTTGAACCATACGCGGGCAAAAACCGTCAGCCCCGCCCCGACCTTTGCCGGGTCCAGCACCGCAACATAGCGATCGATGATCCCCGCCTCCTCGAGCAGCCGCACGCGGCGCAGGCACGGCGAAGGCGACAGCCCCACCTCCTTTGCCAGTTCGACATTCGAAATGCGCCCGTCGCGCTGAAGCACGCGCAGGATATGGCGATCGATCGCGTCGAGGATTACCGGCATTTTATAGCTCAAGCCTCTTCTATAGTGGCATCATATGCCAAACGATCGCAATTTCGAGGATTTTTCGCCAGCTCATTGCGCAATACGTAGCCTATCGTTGCAAGCATTGATGTGGAGACGGCTGATGGCAAGACAGATAGATAAAATCGTGCTCGCTTATTCCGGCGGCTTGGATACCTCGATCATCCTCAAATGGCTGCAGGAGACCTACGGATGCGAGGTCGTGACCTTCACCGCCGATCTCGGGCAGGGCGAGGAGCTTGAGCCGGCGCGGGCGAAGGCGGCAATGTTGGGGGTCAAGGACATCCGTATCGTCGATCTCAGGGAGGAATTCGTTCGCGACTTCGTCTTTCCGATGCTGCGCGCCAACACGCTTTATGAGGGGCAGTATCTGCTCGGCAGCTCGATCGCTCGGCCGCTGATTGCCAGGCATCTGGTCGCCATAGCCCGGCAAGTCGGTGCTGATGCCGTTGCCCACGGCTCGACGGGCAAGGGCAATGACCAGGTCCGGTTCGAACTTGCCGTCAATGCGCTCGATCCGTCGATTAAGGTCATTGCTCCCTGGCGCCAATGGAACATCCGCTCCCGCATGCAGCTTCTGGAATATGCCGCGATGCATCGCATCCCGGTGCCGAAGGACAAGCGCGGTGAAGCGCCCTTCTCGATGGACGCCAACCTGCTGCACACGTCCACCGAAGGCAAAATCCTCGAAGATCCGGCCGAGGTTGCGCCCGAATACATCTATCAGCGCACGGTCGACCCCGTCGATGCGCCCGATACCCCCGAGACCGTGACCATCGGCTTCGAAAACGGCGACCCCGTAGCCGTGAACGGGCAGGCCATGACACCCGCTGCCTTGCTCACCGAGCTCAACAGCTTCGGCGGCCGGCACGGCGTCGGGCGGCTCGATCTCGTCGAAAACCGCTTCATCGGCATGAAGTCGCGAGGCGTCTACGAGACGCCGGGAGGCACGATCCTGCTTGCGGCGCATCGCGGCATTGAATCGATCACGCTCGATCGTGCCGCCGCACATCTGAAGGATGAGATCATGCCCCGATACGCCGAGCTGATCTACAACGGCTTCTGGTTCTCTCCCGAGCGGGACATGCTGCAGGCTCTGATCGACCGGAGCCAGGACTTCGTCAGCGGCGAAGTGACGGTACGGCTCTATAAGGGAAGCGCTACGGTCATCTCCCGCACCTCGCCCTGCTCACTCTATTCCGCCGACCTCGTCACCTTCGAGGAAAGCGCCATCGCCTATGACCATCACGACGCCGAAGGCTTCATCAAACTCAACGGATTGCGGCTCAGGAGCTGGGCAGCCCGTAACGGCAGATGAGCCCTGCCTTGCGTCGGCGCGTTGGCAGCCACGACCCGAATCCGATTTCAAACGATCTTAAAAATACGCACGAAAAAACTAATCGATTTTAATTTTATCATTAAAATTTTCTTGTTGCGGCGCAAAAGAATTTAGACATTAGCTATATCAGATGCTCACTGTGTTCGTTGGAGGAACTTGCATGACTGTGACATTTC
This Rhizobium acidisoli DNA region includes the following protein-coding sequences:
- a CDS encoding Lrp/AsnC family transcriptional regulator, translated to MPVILDAIDRHILRVLQRDGRISNVELAKEVGLSPSPCLRRVRLLEEAGIIDRYVAVLDPAKVGAGLTVFARVWFKTQDAEVTLRFGEAVKRFPEVMECYLTTGECDAVLRIVTADLHSYWRFQADHLTRIQSVLSVKTDVPMETLKRSYELPLR
- a CDS encoding argininosuccinate synthase, whose translation is MARQIDKIVLAYSGGLDTSIILKWLQETYGCEVVTFTADLGQGEELEPARAKAAMLGVKDIRIVDLREEFVRDFVFPMLRANTLYEGQYLLGSSIARPLIARHLVAIARQVGADAVAHGSTGKGNDQVRFELAVNALDPSIKVIAPWRQWNIRSRMQLLEYAAMHRIPVPKDKRGEAPFSMDANLLHTSTEGKILEDPAEVAPEYIYQRTVDPVDAPDTPETVTIGFENGDPVAVNGQAMTPAALLTELNSFGGRHGVGRLDLVENRFIGMKSRGVYETPGGTILLAAHRGIESITLDRAAAHLKDEIMPRYAELIYNGFWFSPERDMLQALIDRSQDFVSGEVTVRLYKGSATVISRTSPCSLYSADLVTFEESAIAYDHHDAEGFIKLNGLRLRSWAARNGR